Proteins encoded by one window of Chryseobacterium foetidum:
- the glf gene encoding UDP-galactopyranose mutase, producing MYDFLIVGCGFAGAVLAERLAEEGKKILIVDKRNHIGGNAYDYYNEEGILIHKYGPHIFHTNSEDVFKYLGKFTEWRPYEHRVLGSVDGLLVPIPINLTTINDLYGKNLTSDEVTDFLASKAEKRNPILTSEDVVLNVVGKELYEKFFKGYTKKQWDLDPSELDASVTARVPTRTNKDDRYFTDTFQAMPKNGYTEMFKKMLSHKNISIMLQTDYRDVVDVIPFRKLIYTGPIDTYFDYCYGKLPYRSIDFKFETLNQDNYQSTGTVNFPTSNLYTRITEFKFLTGQKNDKTTIVYEYPTADGDPYYPIPRKQNQEIYNQYRKLAEEHPDVLFTGRLATYKYYNMDQVVAQSLALFRKIKNQEEYVQ from the coding sequence ATGTATGATTTTTTAATAGTAGGTTGCGGTTTTGCCGGAGCAGTATTGGCAGAACGCCTTGCAGAGGAAGGAAAAAAAATCTTAATTGTTGACAAGCGCAACCATATCGGCGGGAATGCCTATGATTATTACAACGAAGAGGGAATTCTAATTCATAAATACGGACCGCATATTTTCCATACCAATTCTGAAGATGTATTTAAATATTTAGGGAAATTCACGGAGTGGAGACCTTACGAACACCGTGTTTTGGGAAGCGTAGATGGTTTGCTGGTGCCGATTCCTATTAATCTTACAACAATAAATGATCTGTATGGAAAGAATTTAACATCAGATGAGGTCACCGATTTTTTGGCTTCAAAAGCAGAAAAAAGGAATCCTATTCTTACTTCTGAAGATGTTGTTCTGAATGTTGTGGGAAAGGAACTTTATGAAAAATTCTTTAAAGGTTATACTAAAAAGCAGTGGGATCTTGACCCATCGGAGCTTGATGCATCGGTGACTGCACGTGTTCCTACAAGAACCAATAAAGACGACCGGTATTTTACAGATACATTTCAGGCAATGCCGAAGAACGGTTATACGGAAATGTTTAAAAAAATGTTGTCTCACAAAAATATCAGCATCATGCTTCAGACTGATTACAGGGATGTTGTAGATGTTATTCCGTTCAGAAAGCTGATTTATACCGGACCTATCGACACTTATTTTGACTACTGTTACGGAAAACTGCCATACCGCTCGATCGATTTTAAATTTGAAACTTTAAATCAGGATAATTACCAGTCCACAGGAACCGTTAATTTCCCTACTTCAAATTTATATACAAGAATTACGGAATTTAAATTTCTTACCGGACAGAAAAACGATAAAACCACCATTGTTTACGAATATCCTACCGCTGATGGAGATCCTTACTATCCGATCCCGAGAAAACAGAATCAGGAAATTTACAATCAGTACAGAAAACTTGCGGAAGAACATCCTGATGTGCTTTTCACAGGACGTTTGGCAACTTACAAGTATTACAATATGGATCAGGTGGTGGCACAGTCTCTTGCTCTGTTCAGAAAAATAAAAAATCAGGAAGAATATGTTCAGTAA